A window from Megalobrama amblycephala isolate DHTTF-2021 linkage group LG21, ASM1881202v1, whole genome shotgun sequence encodes these proteins:
- the LOC125256769 gene encoding gastrula zinc finger protein XlCGF57.1-like, producing MEFIKEESEEIKMKDETEDMKIEETFRVKHEETEEQTDLMTLKEANHELNEREEEKKHYDKHNDFLTGERSTQAKSSSLRKRAQKTGTKSYFTSQQCGKSFTCEGSLKVHMRIHTGEKPHTCKQCGKSFSQKGNLKIHMRIHTGEKPFTCQQCGKSFTVKGNLIYHMTTHSGEKPYTCTLCGNGFKRKRDLRKHMNIHTGENPFTCDQYGKHFRFKDLMALKEASHDLNERKEEKEHYDKHHDFMIGERLTQAKKSSSQKRAQKTRTKSYFTCQQCGKSFDQHRNFQDHLRVHTRESPFTCQQCGQSFTYKGNLKVHMRVHTGEKPHTCKQCGKSFTVKGSLKAHMRVHTGEKPYTCKQCGKSFSQKVSLKIHMRIHTGEKPHTCKQCGKSFSQKGSLEIHIRIHTGEKPYACQECGKSFTAKGSLINHMRIHTGEKPYTCTLCGKGFTREQGLRKHMDIHTGEKPFMM from the exons atggagtttattaaagaggagagtgaagaaatTAAGATGAAAgatgagactgaagacatgaagattgaagaaacattcagagtgaaacatgaagaaactgaggaacaaacag ACCTAATGACACTGAAAGAGGCGAATCATGAACTTAATGAAAGGGAAGAGGAGAAAAAACATTATGATAAACATAATGATTTCTTGACTGGGGAAAGATCAACGCAGGCTAAAAGTTCTTCTTTAcgaaaaagagctcaaaagacaggaactaaaagttatttcaccagccaacagtgtggaaagagtttcacatgtgaaggaagccttaaagtccacatgagaattcatactggagaaaagcctcatacctgcaaacaatgtggaaagagtttcagtcaaaaaggaaaccttaaaatccacatgagaattcacactggagaaaagcctttcacctgtcaacagtgtggaaagagtttcactgtAAAAGGAAATCTTATATACCACATGACAACTCACagtggagaaaagccttacacctgcactCTGTGCGGGAATGGCTTCAAACGGAAACGAGACCTTAGGAaacacatgaatattcacactggagagaatcCATTTACATGTGATCAGTATGGAAAGCATTTCAGATTTAAAG ACCTAATGGCACTAAAAGAGGCGAGTCATGATCTTAATGAAAGGAAAGAGGAGAAAGAACATTACGATAAACATCATGATTTCATGATTGGAGAAAGATTGACACAGGCTAAAAAGTCTTCCTCacaaaaaagagctcaaaagacaagaactaaaagttatttcacctgccaacagtgtggaaagagttttgacCAACATAGAAACTTTCAAGACCACTTGAGAGTTCACACTAGAGAGAGCCCCTTCacttgccaacagtgtggacagagttttacatataaaggaaaccttaaagtccacatgagagttcacactggagaaaagcctcatacctgcaaacaatgtggaaagagttttactgtaaaaggaagccttaaagcccacatgagagttcacactggagaaaagccttacacctgcaaacaatgtggaaagagtttcagtcaaaaagtaAGCCTTaaaatccacatgagaattcacactggagaaaagcctcacacctgcaaacaatgtggaaagagtttcagtcaaaaaggaagCCTTGAAATCCAcataagaattcacactggagaaaagccttacgcctgtcaagagtgtggaaagagtttcactgcAAAAGGAAGTCTTATaaaccacatgagaattcacactggagaaaagccttacacctgcactCTGTGCGGGAAAGGCTTCACACGGGAACAAGGCCTTAGGAAACACATGgatattcacactggagagaagccatttatgatgtga